The Nothobranchius furzeri strain GRZ-AD chromosome 6, NfurGRZ-RIMD1, whole genome shotgun sequence genome includes a region encoding these proteins:
- the lmo4a gene encoding LIM domain transcription factor LMO4a, with translation MVNSRGEAPALAVMGGGSSPATGRSCAGCGGRIADRFLLFSMERYWHTRCLKCSCCHTQLGEYSSSCYSKGGMILCKNDYIRLYGLSGACSACGQSIPASEMVMRAQGSVYHLKCFTCSTCRNRLVPGDRFHYINGTIFCEHDRPGGGLLGGHATPLQTSSMMSDQKVC, from the exons atggtaaacagtaggggCGAGGCCCCCGCCTTGGCCGTGATGGGTGGCGGCAGCAGTCCAGCGACGGGCAGGTCGTGTGCCGGATGTGGAGGACGAATCGCCGACCGCTTCCTGCTCTTCTCCATGGAGCGGTACTGGCACACCCGCTGCCTGAAGTGTTCGTGTTGTCACACTCAGCTGGGAGAATACAGCAGCAGCTGCTACAGCAAAGGAGGCATGATCCTCTGTAAGAACGACTACATCAG ACTCTATGGACTCAGTGGAGCTTGCAGCGCTTGTGGACAGTCCATTCCTGCCAGCGAGATGGTGATGAGAGCTCAAGGCAGCGTATATCACCTGAAG TGTTTCACATGCTCCACCTGCAGGAACCGTCTAGTTCCCGGCGACCGTTTCCACTACATCAACGGGACGATATTCTGTGAACACGATCGTCCTGGAGGAGGTCTCCTAGGTGGACACGCCACTCCTCTGCAGACCAGCAGCATGATGTCGGACCAGAAG GTCTGCTGA